The proteins below come from a single Zhouia spongiae genomic window:
- a CDS encoding VOC family protein, translated as MVTKIFINLPVKNLDKSKKFFESLGFSVNPQFTDENAACMVVSETIFVMLLTETYFQTFTKKPISNAKESTEVLIALDADSKETVQQIVAKAQALGATIYSEPQDHGWMYQHSFADLDGHQWEFAYMDITQFPNE; from the coding sequence ATGGTAACAAAAATTTTTATTAACCTACCCGTTAAGAATCTTGACAAATCAAAAAAATTTTTTGAAAGTTTAGGTTTTAGTGTTAATCCGCAATTTACTGATGAAAATGCAGCCTGTATGGTCGTCAGCGAAACTATTTTCGTGATGCTGCTTACAGAGACCTACTTCCAAACTTTTACGAAAAAACCAATCAGCAATGCAAAAGAAAGCACAGAAGTTCTGATTGCATTAGACGCTGATTCGAAAGAAACAGTGCAACAAATTGTTGCAAAAGCACAAGCATTGGGCGCTACCATATACAGCGAACCACAGGACCACGGTTGGATGTATCAACACAGTTTTGCAGACTTGGACGGACACCAATGGGAGTTTGCATATATGGACATCACACAATTTCCAAATGAATAA